The genomic interval tcatctttgaactggatcattgtGGACTCatctaatccggttcaaagcagataacctgaattcacctttgaactggattattgtgGACTCAactaatctggttcaaagcagataacctgaattcatctttgaactggatcattgtGGACTCatctaatccggttcaaagcagataacctgaattcatctttgaactggatcattgtGGACTCatctaatccggttcaaagcagataacctgaattcacctttgaactggattattgtgGACTCAactaatccggttcaaagcagataacctgaattcaactttgaactggattatatggcagtgtggactcgtctaatctggttcaaagcagataacctgaattcatctttgaactggatcattgtGGACTCatctaatccggttcaaagcagataacctgaattcacctttgaactggattattgtgGACTCAactaatctggttcaaagcagataatctgaattcatcttagaactggattattgtGGACTCctctaatccggttcaaagcagataacctgaattcaactttgaactggattatatggcagtgtggactcgtacAATTGGGTGGACTCatctaatccggttcaaagcagataacctcaattcatctttgaactgggttatatggcagtgtggacttgtaTAATTGTGTTCAAACCAGATAACCTggctgtatggcagtgtggagctaTCCTCACAAgactccatagccttgagccacggCAGCTGAAAGTGGTGCTGAACTGCACCCGCTCTGCAGTGCAGACGGAGGCCGCCTGAGCCTCTGCAAATAGATCGAGGAAGTCGGAGAGGAAGCGGTGCCATCGGCAGAAGGGAGCGGGGATTTCCTCTGGGGTTGGGCCTAGGCAGGCAGGCACACAAACACATTTTTCTCCATGTGGCCTATGGGAGAGCAATGGCGCCTGGTGTCACAATCGAGTTGCAGATTTCCAAACTAAGCAAGTTTTATTCGTCTGCAAGAAAGCGGATTGGCTGGGCGGGAACTTGGGCCATCTGGGTGTttcggactgcaactcccacaatccctaacagcctaacagagaaaaggagggagagaaaaaggaaggaaagaagggatagaagaaaggaagggaggaagggaaggagacaaaagaaaagagggaagagaGGGAGGTAAACGcaaggaatggagggagggatggaaggaaagaaggagtggagagagagaggaagagagggagagaaagagggagaaaaaaagaagagctggagggaggaaaggaaggaaggaaaggaagaaggaatgcAGCTAAAGAAGGaatgaagaaagagagggagggagagaaggagggaagaaaggaaggaagggagggaaggagaaaaaagaaaagaaggaagagagggagggaggggggaaaaggaggtaaaaggaaggaatgaaggagagagaagaagagagggagagaaagagggagaaaaaaggaagggttggagggaggaaaggaaggaaggaaagcaagaagGAATGCAGCTAAAGAAGGaatgaagaaagagagggagggaaagaaggagggaggaaaagaggtaaaaaaagaaggaaggaaagcaagatggaacagagagagagagagagaagaagggagtgagaaagaagggagggaggaacacacacagagaaaaaagtaaataattaagagaaggagggagaaaggaaggaaggaatggggcagggagaaaaggagggggaaaggggaacgagggaggaaaagaagtaaaaaggaaggatggaaggaacagagagagagaaaggaaagagttaagagagggagagaaagaaagagggagaaaggaagaaaggaatagagggaaggaaagaaggaaggaaggaaggaaagcaagaagGGACAAAGAGTGAGCGAAAggcaagaaggaagagaaggagggagagaaagggaagggagggaagagcgGAGGGAGAAgcaggagagggaaggaaggtgaGACAAAAGGAGGATTTGCCACAGATGAGATCATTCCCTTCACGGCCGGACTGAGATCACCAGAGAGAAAGCCAGGCCTCTCAActctccagaaagaaagaaagaaagaaagaaagaaagaaagaaagaaagaaagaaagaaagaaagaaagaaagaaagaaagaaagaaagaaaaggaccaGAACGCTCTCTTTTCCAGGCCTGGCCTCCCCCGCCAGCCACAGCCATGACATGCCCATCCtgcccatcatccccatcaaGAGGAAGCCTGGGCGGGCTCACCTGTGCATTCTCGGGTGAATTCCTCATAATCCACTCCGTGGTGCCCGGGGACGATGGTGGCTCCATCGTACTTGAACGTCACCCttggaaaaagagaaagggaaaatatGTTGTTTTCACCGTCAAAATCACtagatttctgtgagttttccaggctgcctggccaggttccagaagcattctctcctaacatttcgcccccatctatagcaggcagactcagtgtctggctatgttccagaagcattctctcttgatgtttcgcccccGATCTAAGACAGGCATCCTCACTGtattggccacattccagaagcattctctcctgacatttcgcccccatctatagcaggcatcttcagtgtatggccatgttccagaagcactctctcctgtcgtttcacctccaatctacagcaggcatcctcagagtatggccatgttccagaagcattctctcctgacatttcacccccatctatagcaggcagactcagtgtatggccatgttccagaagcattctctcttgatgtttcgcccccGATCTAAGACAGGCATCCTCACTGtattggccacattccagaagcattctctcctgacatttcgcccccatctatagcaggcagactcagtgtctggctatgttccagaagcattctctcttgatgtttcgcccccGATCTAAGACAGGCATCCTCACTGtattggccacattccagaagcattctctcctgacatttcgcccccatctatagcaggcagactcagtgtatggccatgttccagaagcattctctcttgatgtttcgcccccGATCTAAGACAGGCATCCTCACTGtattggccacattccagaagcattctctcctgacatttcgcccccatctatgacaggcatcttcagtgtatggccatgttccagaagcactctctcctgtcgtttcacctccaatctacagcaggcatcctcagagtatggccatgttccagaagcattctctcctgacatttcacccccatctatggcaggcatcctcaacgtatggccatgttccagaagcattctctcctgatgtttcgcccccatttatggcaggcaccctcagagattATGAAGTCTGGTAGGAatgaggcaaatggggtttatacgggggtgaaacatcaggagagaatgcttctggaacatggccaatacagtgaggatgcctgtcgtagatcagggcgaaacatcaggagagaatgcttctggaacatggccaatacagtgaggatgcctgtcgtagatcagggcgaaacatcaggagagaatgcttctggaacatggccaatacagtgaggatgcctgtcgtagatcagggcgaaacatcaggagagaatgcttctggaacatggccaatacagtgaggatgcctgccgtagacgGAGGCGAAATGTCAgtagagagtgcttctggaatatggccatatgcCGAGGACACCTGCCATGGATggaggcgaaatgtcaggagagaatgcttctggaacatggccatacgctGAGGACGCCTGCTGTAGATTGGgggtgaaacggcaggagagagtgcttctggagcatgTCCAGGCAGAcgggaaaaactcacagcaacccagatggggaaacatttctttcctttcttactGATAACAATTGCAAGCAAAACAAGAGGCAGACAAGACCAAAGAGTGACAGATCACATAGTAACCTTAGAGTAGTAACTAGTTAGTTATGTTGCCAACAGGCATTTCCTTTGGGAAGGAAGGGGATACTTTTACTAAGGAAACAGTGTCAAATGCATTGcaaggcaggcctgggcaaacttgggccctccaggtgttttggactacaactcccacaattcctaacagcctaccggctgttaggaattgtgggagttgtagtccaaaacacctggagggcccaagtttgcccaggcctgccttgCAATGCATTTGACACTCCTGGTGCTTTCTTAGTAAAACCCATTATAATTCAAGGCATTGAACTGCCTCATATGACTCCATTGTAtggccatgtgtgtgtgtatatgtgtgtctcCATGTGCATGTGCCGATTTCCACACCAGCGCATGCTCTCATAGTAAAAgccacaggaaggaaggaaggacgacaGAGCCGGCTTTTTCCGTCATCCAGCCAGCCAGGCGTGGagcgaggcggccgcctcgggcaaGTGATTCTGCCATTTGTTCTGTCATTTACTCCTGCCATATTATTCTTTTACTGCCGGAGAACTCATGGATATGTTGCAAGTcccttttaaataaaaaccttgcatgcaaaaaattaaaactctgaaaTCTGGACTCAAAACCCTAACCGCTTTGAGTTAAGAGAGGAAAGCCGACtctaagtaaatataataattaataaatatgataatataacaaataaaacaaatataataataaatgcaatgatacaataatataacaaa from Anolis carolinensis isolate JA03-04 unplaced genomic scaffold, rAnoCar3.1.pri scaffold_9, whole genome shotgun sequence carries:
- the LOC134293671 gene encoding uncharacterized protein LOC134293671, which gives rise to MAVAGGGGQAWKRERSGPFLSFFLSFFLSFFLSFFLSFFLSFFLSFWRVERPGFLSGDLSPAVKGMISSVANPPFVSPSFPLLLLPPLFPPFPFSPSFSSFLPFAHSLSLLAFLPSFLLSFPLFLSSFLPLSFSPSLNSFLSLSLFLPSFLFTSFPPSFPFPPPFLPAPFLPSFLPPSLNYLLFSLCVFLPPFFLTPFFSLSLSVPSCFPSFFFYLFSSLLLSLPLFLHSFFSCIPSCFPSFLSSLQPFLFSPSFSPSLLLSPSFLPFTSFSPLPPSLPSFLFSPSLPSFLSSLLLSLPLFLHSFFSCIPSSFPSFLSSLQLFFFSPSFSPSLPLSLHSFFPSIPPSIPCVYLPLFPLFFCLLPFLPSFLLSLLSFLFLSLLFSVRLLGIVGVAVRNTQMAQVPAQPIRFLADE